The DNA window actcctaggaaccgatctataaaacatagtgtataatactcttagggctcctaggaacctatctataaaacatagtgtagaatactcttagggctcctaggaacctatctataaaacatagtgtagaatactcttagggctcctaggaacctatctataaaacatagtgtagaatactgtcagggctcctaggaacctatctataaaacatagtgtagaacactcttaggactcctaggaacctatctataaaacatagtgtagaatactcttaggactcctaggaacctatctataaaacatagtgtagaatactcttaggactcctaggaacctatctataaaacatagtgtataatactcttaggactcctaggaacctatctataaaacatagtgtagaatactcttaggactcctaggaacctatctataaaacatagtgtataatactcttaggactcctaggaacctatctataaaacatagtgtataatactcttaggactcctaggaacctatctataaaacatagtgtagaacactgtcagaacttgtactataggccgcagaggccgtcagtgagtaggcccgggcccaggccgcgatcccactgctgctattattatacttgggggtcttttcagatacccgagtataataatcagagccccaggggaggtgagggaacataataaacactgatactcacctctctgggatccgatgttactcctagcaggcttcgggcctatatggtaatgtcccagacgtcacgtggtctggaatattactatataggcccgaagcctatgctagtagtaatagcctgttactactagcacaggctttgggcctatatggtaatatcccagaccacgtgatgtcttggcattaccatataggcccaaagcctgctagaattaacattggatcccggaggggtgagtaacagtgtttattatgttccctcccctcccctggggctccaattattatactcgggtatCTGaaaggacccctgagtataataatagttcatgggtgtgcaactgtggggcataatagctgGGTgggcagctatatatatataggagttgGGTGAAGAAGTGAGGGTTGAgtgaagaagtgaggagtcaaagatgtctgtgtttcaaactttacagagtcaagtcacggctggaagaagtggtcatggcggtccaaagggaagagacgggaaatgtgggcagacgtctcctgtgagtattactgcacaacatattactgcattgtgcttattgtaatgttactgctagcacctcCAAccccctgctgcctgaggcggacgatcaaaagatgaacaacaaccCCCTTCCCCGCCCCGGACTCAATACCGGGGGGatgcatcttttgatcgtccacctcaggcagcagagaggctaggttcaccactgctgcTGCCATGAGGCTTTACTGtctacactatatacaggatgGCACAGGAAGGAGACAGAGACCTCTGAGACAGTAGGGTTATGAGGGAGCAGGGACTCCCAACATCATCCATCATTTAGCTATGTTCAGACCGGGAATTCCAGTCAATGTGCGGAATGGATTTTCCAGTTCGGATTGCCCCGCGTGTATGGGGCTTAAAAGCCATGAACAGgacatatttatatgtatatttgtgaTTTTCTATAATGTTGCCTTATATATCCAGGTAATTCTGAGCTGTATTAATAAATACGTGTATGTAGGACTCACACTCACCTTCGATTGTTGTTCCCATTGTTGGCCAAGGAGTCTCCTACAAGGATTTCGGCACCGTTCAGTCTGTTTCCGCAGCAGTCACCTCTGTTAGTGATGGAGATGTGGCCAATTCTGTAAGACTTCAGCAGGTCCACCCTCCACCAAGGAGATAAGTCGTCATGTGTGTGAGAACACGAGCCATGCATGTAATGAGAGTCAGTGTTTCCATCTACCGCATTTATTGCCAAGGCCAAATAGCCCAGATGAGCATAACTATCCTGATAAGTGGAAGACTGAGTAGCTCGACCTCCAAGTGCAACGTTCCTGTCTATCAAGAGAAGAACAAATATTAAGGacgtcttaaaggagttgtccaacccCAAAGTGATATTTCATACTGGAAGGTATCCACAGAACATCAGTATGGGATTGCCTGACACCCGGACCCAACACAGATTGTCTCGGAGCGGTGTGGCAGCCCCGTCCACTCTATAGTGGTGGCTCCGGTGAAGTTGGGCGCCACTACTATTGCTTGAATAGGAGAGCCAGCTTATACCCCTTCAGATCACATACTAATAACGGAACCTGTCCTTTTGGGGTCGGACAACCCATTCAATGGAATCCCAAGCCATAGCTACTTTCTGCATGAGGAATCTACAGAGGATGTTGGGTCGGATACATCTGAGATGTCCCGGATTCCCTGCTGGTTCACTCTCTGCATATATATTAAGTCCTATGAAGACATCTTTACTGAGCACAGAACCACATGACATCGCTTATAGTTACTTACATCTATGTTTCTCCCCATTTGGACTTTCACagtttcctataaaaaaaaaaccacaacataaTGAAAAGATTATTCATGATTCCTGATCTCTGGAGTCACGCGGTGATGTCTCCAGCTCCTTTACTCCAGCAACATGATGGCAACCCTCCCTATCCTGAGCTCTGCACATATTGGGAGATGTTTATCACGCCTTGTTCCTGGTGTAAAAGGCATGAAAAAGTTGCAACAATTGTTTGTGTAAGTTGAGGTTGTGTgccaaaaaatgcaactttttgtcCTGCCCTTGCCACTATCCCAAAATGGGGCCCAGACGAGATGGATTGTCAACAGACATGTCAAGATTTCGGTGCAGGTGCATGACCCCACCAAAGGATGCGTCTGATGTCTAACGAGATGTGTGCCTTGAATGATCGTCCACCAGTGGCACAGAAGTTATCAGGACCACCGTACTAAATGCCAGTCCTGataattcatagttacatagtagatgaggttggataaagacatcagtccatcaagtccaaccctacagtgttgattcaggggaaggcaaaaaaaaaaaaataccatgagactcatgccaattgccccaattccCCCCCAGTGTGTAGACCCTTATCCCCTCTTTAGTCATTCTGCACATATCTACGCTAGTCTCATGACTTAACATATGGACTTCAGTATGGATGGGGATTTGGATTGAGCCAAAGTCGGAGTCTAATTTACAGAAAATTTTACCTCCGCCTAAGGGAAACTTACTGACTTGCTTTCCCGTCATTGCCAGATTTTTTTGTTActcttgggcaacccctttaatgccttcTCCCTCTCGCATTTCACCTGGCGATCTCCATTGTATGATCTCGAGACCTTGTTTGGCATCACCAAATATTTCTAAAGTAGGATTATTTGGTAAAGGGAATCCTATAGACCATGACTTCTAGGTAACAAACTCGTCCATAGATACACAATGGAGTCCCCATTTATTTCTACTGGTGTGACCATCACCAGTCCTGCCAAAGCTGAGATCCCACCATATCGATCTACGTTAGAGAAGTGACATCAAGAAGACCCCGAGAAGCAAAGCAGAAGATGTCCATTTATACAGGACATGACTCCAAGCGAAGCCAAGTCAGTCCTCAGTGAATGTGACCCCTATCAGTACAACCCAAAATGAACACAGAGCCTAGACGGACCCTCAGTgaatagagaccccagaccagatctccTAATAAATATAGAGAGGAGAGAAGTTACTGAACCTGTAAAAGCGTTATCAGACACAATCCAGACAAGGACAACGAGGAGCAGAAACTTCATCCTGCAGGAGATACAACCATTatactggtatatacagtacagtatggcaTACATTacacaatagtaatatatatatatgtatatactgtatatccctgGGGGCACATATGATGGAACAGTGTATTGACGGCACATGTAACAGCACACAGATTGAGGAATCTTCTGCTCAATTATAGAGACCTCATCTAAAGTGATACAAAGTGTCAGACATTATACTTAAGAATCAGGTAGCTCAGGATGGACGGGGGTgttattaaccatttcatgacatTGGAGTGTTGCAGGGCTAATAGATGACAGATGATAACACTaataacactgctacatctatagATACAGACTATGTCAGcgcccaactctgctacatccagacaaTGTAGTTCcaatgtctccccctcccccatactatGTATATTGTGTGATATCTGATATGTAATAGAGATCTTACCTTACTGTATGAATGTTCACCAGCTGTATCCCCAATGGTGGGATTCTCTATTATATATCCCTGTGTGTCCCCCACCCCGAGCAGTCAGTGGAGCGGATTGGTCAGTGGACATCGGCAAGCCGCCCGGCCTTATGTACTTAATACTTGATCATTGTAcaatgaaaactattgagcatTGTCATATACTTTAGCCAATATTTACTAAAGTCTGACATCTGTTTTATcagactaataaaaaaaaaaaagctggattGATTTGTGCCAAATTGATAAACCAACATTACTCGTGAAAGTAAATCTACAGGGGATAGAGTTTGGCCGCTAACATTGGAGGTTTTCTGAGCTCCTCGCCGAATACTTGCTAGAATCCCAACAAGCAACATCTTTCATTGCCCAAGATGGTGAATTCTATTAAAGAACCGGGCAAGGAACAGATGGCTGCCCCAAGAGCAGACCTGGCCAAATAcctaaagaagaagaagagaacttATCCTCTCTCTCGAGGTTCCTTGAGATGGTGGTGAATGTACTGGATGGACCAGCTGGAGACAGACTCTGACATGGAGAGCACATGAGAGGTCCAAGCTGGTGGACATTACCCCGAGGGTCACAGACTGGCTCAGGGGTTATGAAGACTGCTGTTAGTGGTCGCAACAGGACCTTAGAAGTCACATTGGCGCTCATTATATGTTGGTTTAGgatgatttgttttgggtcgaatACGTTTGTCACGACTTGGAATTGAAACGACAATACACTGGGGTCTCTCTAGGGTTATACTTGCATGGGTCACGCCAACGTCATGACGTTTTTGAGACATTGGCATTGAAATGTATGCCATGCCCGTTTTTGTGATCTAATGTGCAAGGAGATGTCTCATTCTGGGTTTTGCatgttcagatcctggacaagaCCTTTAAGTTCTGTGAATTTGGCTATATAGTGGAAGAACCCGACATACACAAATGTTACACACCAAAAGATCAATAATATAGCGCATCTCCCCAAAAATTATAAAACCTAAGATCTTCTACTGTACTGAATAAATACTGAATATTGAGGGACAGGCAGGAGAGTAGTCAGGGACGAGGTCAGGGCTGGCTGAGTTTGTGCTGGTAGTCAGATAGAATATGGGAAGAGGTCAGGGCTGGCTGAGTTTGTGCTGGTAGTCAGATAGAATATGGGAAGAGGTCAGGGCTGGCTGAGTTTGTGCTGGTAGTCAGATAGAATATGGGACGAGGTCAGGGCTGGCTGAGTTTGTGCTGGTAGTCAGATAGAATATGGGACGAGATCAGGGCTGGCTGAGTTTGTGCTGGTAGTCAGATAGAATATGGGACAAGGTCAGGGCTGGCTGAGTTTGTGCTGGTAGTCAGATAGAATATGGGACGAGGTCAGGGCTGGCTGAGTTTTTGCTTGTAGTCAGATAGAATATGGGACGAGGTCAGGGCTGGCTGAGTTTGTGCTGGTTTGAGTTGGTAAAAAGGCAACAGGTCAGAGGAACTAGGACAGGTTTGGAGGTCAGGAACAAGTCCGGGTCAGACCAAGCTAGAGTCAATACACAGGTAGTCAGACAGAATGAGAAAGAACTATCATACAAAAAATCTATATTGCTCAGGCACTTTCCTGTGTGTGTAGAAGTCTTAAATGGTCAGGGATGGCTAGGAGAGAATAAGGTGTGGGTAAGGAGATGTGTGCACCCTACAGGGGGCCAGAGCAGAAGAGTCAGAGAGAGCAGAGACATTGATGGCATTTACTGACAGTATGGAGCATCTCACTCACAGTGGGACGTTTGTGTCTGTTAACCATTTTAGCTTAAGGAATGTGGGATGACAGTTCAATGCCAGTAATCAATTCCCTTTGTAGTTCTAGGCCTGACTCAATTAGCATACCTGTGCTAACCTCATTATCCCAGCGGGGGGCCATTCTGGAGTGGTATACTGAAAGTATACCTCTGAACATACACAATCTAGACCTGATGTCTCCAAGCCCATCTTCAAAGGAAATATGGTTTTCTGTTAATATTTGCCTAGGAGGACACACCACAATTGCACTCGTAAATTCCTCGGGTGTGCCAGGCAGACCCAAACACTTGAAGTCTAAACTCGCTAGTATTGGGGGCAGGGGAAAGGTTCAGACACTGAACTCATAACCCAAAGCGGATTGGGGTCTTATCCTTGGTGTCTTGGGGACCTCACCACAAACTCATCATACTACTGGCCTGACCTATGATCTTCTGGGGAGGAATTGACTGTTCTTaattatttggtttcaaggatggaGAGTGGGACTTCTATCCCTAATTACATCACTCAGGGAGGATATGGGGGAGAGTTATATTGTCCCCTCTGAGGAGAAACAGTTTTTCTTATTCTGGAAGCCATGTGAGCAGATTGGAGCTCCTTTGACTGACTCAAGCATGTGCTCTGAAGCCTAGCAATAACGCTTCAGTGAGACTCATGTTGTTATTGTTTtctttctatcttttattcccattttattttatgtattgtattgtattgtactttatctgtattattattattgtttatttatatagcaccattaattccatggtgctttacatttgggggttacatacaatacacaaaatatacaggtacatatcatactaacagtgatcggctggcacagtggggtagagggccctgcccgcaagggcttacaatctatgagggaaggggggtagagacagaaggagagggggagactgtacagatggcggtgtggtgatagtgttattggaggttgtaggccttcctgaataggggagtcttcagggccttcttgaatcctatgattgtgggggtcagtcttatgtgtcgtggtaaggagttccagagtatgggggatgcacgggagaagtcttggagatggttgtgtgaggagcggatgaggtcagagcggagtaggaggtcattggaggatctgaggttacgtgtgggcaggtagcgggagatgaggtcagagatatatggaggggacagggtgtggatgaggtcagagatatatggaggggacaggttgtggatggctttgtatgttagcgttagtagcttgaactcaattcgctgggctatgggtaaccagtggagggactggcagaggggagcagctgatgaagttcggggggtgaggtgaattaagcgagcagcgcagtttaaggtggactggaggggggcgagggtgttagccgggagtccaggcagaagggtgttgcagtagtctaagcgggagattatgagggcctggatgagcatcttggtagtttctggggtgaggaaggagcggattcggtggatgttcttgagctggaggcgacaagaggtgttgagggtttgaatatgtggtttgaaggataagttggagtccagggttaccccaaggcatcgggcctgtgggacaggggtaagtggggttccattaactgtgatagatgggtcaggtggaggggccatacggggtggggtgaagatgataaactctgttttctccatgttgagtttgagaaagcgggaggagaggaaggaggctatggccgctaaacaatctggaattctggccagcagggaggtcatgtctggtccagagatgtagatttgggtgtcgtcggcatagcaatggtactgaaagccatgagattctatgagttggcccaggccgagggtgtagatggagaacaggaggggtcctaggacggagccttgggggacacctacagagagagggcgaggtgaggaggtggtgtgcgagtgggagacactgaatgtgcggtcggtgaggtatgaggagatccacgaaagggccaagtctgagataccaagggatgagagaatttctaacaggagggagtggtcaactgtgtcaaaggcagaggagaggtcgaggaggaggaggaggacagagtaatggcgcttggctttggcggttagcagggcgttagtgacttttgttagggcagtttcagtggagtgccggggtctgaagcctgactgaagtctgtcaaagagcaggttggatgagagataggaggagagttcggagtggacatgctgctcaagaaattttgaggcgtacgggagcagagagatgggatgatagttggcaggagaggacgggtcaagggacggtttcttaagtataggagtgacagtggcgtgtttgaaggctgaggggaaggatccattggttagggttagattgaagagatggagtagggctggagtgataacctcagtgagcttggggatgagatgtgattgaatcgggtcgagcgcacaggaggtgaggtgggatttggagattagggaggagagtttttcatcagtgatggaggtgaaacaggtcagggatggggagcagcgagtagttgggtggatggattgtcgggggagtagggtgaggctgtctctgatggtgtcaattttagttttaaagtaggaggcaaagtcgtcagctgagataagtgatgttggaggggggcaggaggacggaggagggagttgaaggtggagaatagttgtttggggttgcgagagagtgcggatatgagtgtggtgaagtagacctgcttggcggcggtgagtgcgttcttaaatgtgagaactgcctctttgtacctgaggaagtcctcctgggagtggcttttcttccagaggcgttctgcaacccgcgaggcacgtctcagttttttagtcaggtcggtgtgccagggttgtctattggttgctcgggctctggagtttgtgtagggggctacagaatcaagggctgaggtaatggtgttgttatagaaggcagcagcggcatctgtgtcctggattgaggatatgtcagcgagtggtaggagagagtctgagagggtgcaggtgtcaaggcggttgaggttcctgcgggagcgtgttggtttagagagtggggggtccattggagaagagagggcagagaatgtcagcaggttgtggtcagagagcgtggatggagagttagagaggctgcatatggagcagaggcgggtgaatattaggtctagtgtgcccccctttgtgtgggtggcagaagaggaccattgggagagaccaaaggaggtggtgagggacaagagactggaggtggaagggtggtctgtgttaatggggatgttgaaatcccccatgatgatggtgggggtgtctgtagataggaagtgtgtgagccaggtggtgaagtggtcgataaaggcagcggtaggtcctggcggtcggtatatgacggccagtcggaggttggcgggtgagaagatacgaacagaatgcacttcaaaggaggggggctaagggcaggtagcgcctggataggggcaaatgaacacttgtctgacaggaggatgcctacgcctccgccaggtttgttgttggggcggggagtatgtgagaattgcagacctccataggagagggcggcgggggaggctgtgtctgagggtgtcagccatgtttcagtgagaccaagaaatgtaagatcattgagaatgaaaaggtcgtggatgtaggtaagtttattacatacagagagggcattccatagtgcaccggggagggcagggggaggggtaggagtgagtgagattggtttgagatttcgggggtTCCGTGCTCTAGCGCCAGTTGTGGGGAAACGGCTGACAGTGGAGATTTGCTGTGGgggtccagggttaggagatatgtcaccagaagtaaggaggagcagggagagggacagcaggtgtaggtaggagaggctgcgggggggttgtatgtgtctggggcggaaagtctgcaggtttgtgaggagctgtgcagagaaagttatatggtggggtaggagagagggagagatgaggagatagttactgacaaggctggtttggggtggaaaggtggtttttacaaggagtgggagaacaacagtgaacAACGTATTTGCCTATCTTCGactgatatatatttctgtactagcaggtacctgcgacttcatctgcgggtttgTGTTTGCGTCGGCCCGCGTAAATGTATGCAGTCATTACCGAATATGTTGCGCGGCCAGCCACGTGGTGGTGGAGGTATGCCGTGGTGTGCGGTGTCAGCACAGGGGCATCGCGCGTCCGCCGTCCCGTGCACCCCTCGCCACCACAGGTCCCTTGCTCCCTCCAACCCCACGGccgtgtcaccccctgctactgtATGCCTCAGCCCCCCCCATCCACCCTAAATCTGCCTGTCATgcgcccagcgccgcacctcccatgaggtgacctgaagcggccgcttcaggcagcgctatgccagggcccgggggagggcggcatttttgctgtcctggactggcttagggtcaccgtcactgagcggtggattggggaggccgctggagcagcgctgctccagtggctgcccctcacgctcaggcagagagcaggtcctctccctacctgctctctgcctgctaaagacgctcgctccgctcgaccccgccccctccgcaTGGCCCcaccggaggagggggcagagcggagggggtggggcggc is part of the Leptodactylus fuscus isolate aLepFus1 chromosome 3, aLepFus1.hap2, whole genome shotgun sequence genome and encodes:
- the LOC142198357 gene encoding fucolectin-4-like gives rise to the protein MKFLLLVVLVWIVSDNAFTGNCESPNGEKHRYRNVALGGRATQSSTYQDSYAHLGYLALAINAVDGNTDSHYMHGSCSHTHDDLSPWWRVDLLKSYRIGHISITNRGDCCGNRLNGAEILVGDSLANNGNNNRRCAKVATIPGGGTQTFQCNDMVGRYVNVVLTGKKDFLQLCEVEVFARDLIYDHPCT